One window of the Balaenoptera ricei isolate mBalRic1 chromosome X, mBalRic1.hap2, whole genome shotgun sequence genome contains the following:
- the LOC132357521 gene encoding large ribosomal subunit protein eL22-like 1 has product MALKKDKKPKKSTWKFHLDLAHPVEDGIFDSGKFEQFLREKVKVNGKTGNLGNVIHIERFKNKTTVVSEKQFSKRYLKYLTKKYLKKNNLRDWLRVVASDKETYELRYFQISQDEDGSESED; this is encoded by the coding sequence ATGGCGCTGAAGAAAGACAAGAAGCCTAAGAAGTCAACCTGGAAGTTTCATTTGGACCTTGCTCATCCAGTAGAAGATGGAatttttgattctggaaaatttGAACAGTTTCTACGGGAGAAGGTTAAAGTGaatggaaaaactggaaatcTTGGGAATGTCATTCACATTGAACGCTTCAAGAATAAAACCACAGTTGTTTCTGAGAAACAGTTCTCTAAAAGGTATTTGAAATACCTTACCAAGAAATACCTTAAAAAGAACAATCTTCGTGATTGGCTTCGTGTGGTTGCATCTGACAAGGAGACTTATGAACTTCGTTACTTCCAGATTAGTCAAGATGAAGATGGATCCGAGTCTGAGGACTAG